The nucleotide window TCGCTTTCTCATGTTGAAGGAAGTAGACGAAACAAGAGCAAGCCAGAAGTTGCGGGTGGTATTGAATTGGACCGAAGAACTCAAGCACCGTCGCGTGGGCAAGGATTGAAGCGCACTCAAGAGAGCAGGAATTAAAGACGCGCCTTGCCTCGCAGGCGAGAGGGCAAGTTTTCCGCCAGCGGGATTTCTGGGTATGATCGCTGGATGTGCGCCGCGTCGTCTACTCCCGGAGTAGTCAGCTTCGAAGAAGCCCGTCACATTGTGGAGCGGCACGCCGGAACGGTCTCGCCGCGTGAGCCTGAGAGCGTAACTCTGCTCGGTGCCTCGGGCCGGATCCTTGCAGAGTCGATCGATGCCGATCGCGATTTTCCTCCATTTGCGCGCGCGGCTCGCGATGGCTACGCCGTGCGGGCAGCGGATCTGGCTACGACGCCGGCACGACTCGAACTGATTGGCGAGATCAAGGCTGGCGATATCCCAGCGACTTCCTTCCAGGTGGGTTCCGGGCTGACAGCCTCGATCATGACCGGCGCTCCATTGCCGTCCGGCGCGGATGCGGTGGTGATGGTCGAGTACACGACCCAGACAGGAAGTACGATTGCAATCAGCCGCGGCGTAAAGACGGGCGAGAATTTCGTTCCCCGAGGATCGGAGGCGCGCCAGGGCCAGAGATTACTGGATCCCGGAACTCGCCTTGATCACGCAGCGATTGCATTGCTGGCGTCGGTCGGCAAGAGTGCGGTGCGAGTATTTCGCAAGCCGCGCATCGCAGTACTGGCTACCGGTGATGAAATTGTTGCGATCGAAACTACTCCTGGTCCAACGCAGATTCGAAACTCGAATTCTTATTCACTGGCAGCGCAGATACAGAATGCGGGCGGGGAACCAGTGCTGCTGCCCATCGCGCCGGATGAGCGGGTGCGGTTGCGATCACTAATCGAAGAAGGGTTGGAAGCCGATCTGCTTTTGATGGCAGGCGGAGTTTCGATGGGCAAGTACGATCTGGTGGAGCAGGTGCTCGAGGAATTGAAAGCTGAGTTCTACTTCACGGGCGCGCAGATCCAGCCCGGGAAACCTATTGTGTTCGGAT belongs to Acidobacteriota bacterium and includes:
- a CDS encoding molybdopterin molybdotransferase MoeA; this translates as MCAASSTPGVVSFEEARHIVERHAGTVSPREPESVTLLGASGRILAESIDADRDFPPFARAARDGYAVRAADLATTPARLELIGEIKAGDIPATSFQVGSGLTASIMTGAPLPSGADAVVMVEYTTQTGSTIAISRGVKTGENFVPRGSEARQGQRLLDPGTRLDHAAIALLASVGKSAVRVFRKPRIAVLATGDEIVAIETTPGPTQIRNSNSYSLAAQIQNAGGEPVLLPIAPDERVRLRSLIEEGLEADLLLMAGGVSMGKYDLVEQVLEELKAEFYFTGAQIQPGKPIVFGSCMRPTRAGAPAPHRQYFFGLPGNPVSTMVTFELFVQPMIQALAGSKAQSLVFLKARLKSDVRAKTGLKRFLPAVLSGEFENAEIELGRWQGSGDIAALAAANCYLVIPPDRDLISAGEWVPLLMR